In a single window of the Argonema galeatum A003/A1 genome:
- a CDS encoding APC family permease — protein MTSEIHLNQNQSAHGLKPECLSYREVLAQSIAVIAPTTTPAANLALIFAAAGNGTWLSFLIGMIGLVFVSVNINQFARRSASPGSLYSYIVKGLGPTAGVLCGWALVLAYLFTGTATLCGFAHFGAVLIGHIGIHPSPITMLAIGAGIAWYMAYKDISLSATMMLLLEGVSVGLILILALIVWAQKGFALDMAQITLYGATPGGVAMGLVLVVFGFSGFESATSLGDEAKDPLKSIPKSVIQSTLLAGLFFIMTAFIEVLGFSGLSVSLADTEEPLTVLAHQAGVGLLGELISISALLSFFACVLGSINPAARVFFMMARHGLFHTSVGAAHSSNKTPHIAVTMSALIMFLVPASLSLFGVKLFESMAYTGTICTYGFLLVYILISIAAPVYLYRLKKLRLLDIVFSVLGVAFMLIPVVGTVGIPGSNLFPVPESPYNAFPFVFLLYLIAGCGWFIIQKRRSPKMIGRMKRSIDAIHVRFDETDRLL, from the coding sequence ATGACCAGTGAAATACATCTAAATCAGAATCAGAGCGCTCACGGCTTAAAGCCAGAATGCCTGTCCTACAGAGAAGTCTTGGCACAATCAATTGCCGTGATCGCACCCACGACAACACCAGCAGCAAATTTAGCTTTGATATTTGCCGCTGCGGGAAACGGCACCTGGCTGAGTTTTCTGATCGGCATGATCGGGTTGGTATTTGTCAGCGTCAACATCAACCAATTCGCCCGCCGATCGGCTTCTCCAGGTTCCCTATATTCCTATATCGTTAAAGGTCTTGGCCCCACGGCTGGCGTCCTCTGCGGTTGGGCTTTGGTTCTGGCTTATTTGTTTACAGGGACGGCAACTCTGTGCGGTTTTGCCCACTTTGGCGCTGTCTTGATAGGTCACATAGGCATCCATCCTTCCCCAATTACGATGTTAGCGATCGGCGCTGGCATAGCTTGGTATATGGCCTACAAAGACATCAGCCTCTCAGCGACGATGATGCTCTTGCTGGAAGGAGTATCTGTTGGCTTAATCCTAATTTTGGCGCTAATTGTTTGGGCTCAAAAAGGCTTCGCGCTGGATATGGCTCAAATTACCCTGTATGGAGCCACCCCAGGCGGAGTAGCGATGGGACTTGTCCTCGTTGTCTTCGGCTTCTCTGGTTTTGAAAGTGCCACGTCGTTGGGTGATGAGGCGAAAGACCCGCTCAAAAGTATCCCTAAATCAGTAATTCAAAGCACTCTCCTGGCAGGTCTATTCTTCATTATGACCGCTTTTATTGAGGTGCTTGGTTTTAGCGGCCTTTCTGTATCCCTTGCCGACACTGAAGAGCCTCTGACAGTTCTGGCTCACCAAGCCGGAGTAGGTTTATTAGGAGAGCTAATTAGTATCAGCGCATTGCTCTCGTTCTTCGCTTGCGTTCTCGGCAGTATCAATCCGGCAGCCAGGGTATTCTTCATGATGGCCCGTCACGGTTTGTTTCACACTTCCGTCGGTGCAGCACATTCGTCAAACAAAACGCCCCACATTGCTGTCACCATGTCAGCGCTGATTATGTTTCTGGTGCCAGCTTCTCTGTCCCTATTTGGTGTCAAGCTGTTTGAGAGTATGGCCTACACGGGAACGATTTGTACCTACGGATTTTTGCTGGTATATATTCTGATTTCCATTGCTGCCCCAGTTTACCTGTATCGACTGAAAAAACTGCGGCTATTAGATATAGTCTTTTCGGTTTTGGGAGTTGCTTTTATGCTGATTCCCGTTGTGGGTACGGTAGGTATTCCCGGTAGCAATCTTTTCCCAGTTCCCGAATCTCCTTACAATGCGTTTCCTTTTGTGTTCTTGCTGTACTTAATTGCTGGTTGTGGATGGTTTATCATCCAAAAGCGGCGTTCTCCAAAAATGATCGGGAGAATGAAGCGATCGATTGATGCAATTCACGTCAGATTCGACGAAACCGATCGCCTTTTGTAG
- a CDS encoding YraN family protein has product MANHSVSHYPNIGALGEDLVAQWLLSQGAVILHRRWHCRWGELDIIAQQEPADLVFVEVKTRSRGNWDADGLLSITSQKQAKLWQAVQLFLSVHPELADNPCRFDVALVRCQRLAEELSHNLNFEASNISGFEPPSAAQQKESNVGQSPFMLESAAHIAGYRLVLQQYIQGAFDFSY; this is encoded by the coding sequence ATGGCAAACCATTCTGTATCTCATTATCCCAATATTGGTGCATTAGGTGAAGACCTGGTTGCCCAATGGTTGCTATCGCAAGGCGCGGTTATTCTCCATCGCCGCTGGCATTGCCGTTGGGGAGAATTGGACATCATCGCCCAACAAGAACCAGCGGATTTGGTGTTTGTAGAAGTCAAAACTCGCAGTCGGGGAAATTGGGATGCGGATGGTCTGCTGTCGATTACATCGCAAAAACAAGCTAAACTTTGGCAGGCTGTTCAGTTATTTTTATCTGTACATCCAGAGCTAGCAGATAACCCGTGCCGATTTGATGTAGCTTTGGTTAGATGTCAACGGCTAGCTGAGGAATTATCCCATAATTTAAACTTTGAGGCAAGCAATATTTCCGGCTTTGAGCCCCCATCCGCAGCCCAGCAAAAAGAGAGCAATGTTGGGCAATCTCCCTTCATGCTGGAGTCAGCTGCACACATAGCAGGATATCGACTTGTCTTGCAGCAGTATATTCAGGGCGCATTCGATTTTAGTTATTAA
- a CDS encoding prohibitin family protein, translated as MKKSNAFSRVGKLTLVVLLLIIIFTPFTIVNAGERGVLMEFGNVQRVLGEGIHPIIPLVNTVKKLSVRIQKQDISTQASSKDLQDVFTNVALNWHIIPEEANIVFQQIGAETEVVDRIIKPAVEEVLKAVVAKYTAEEIITKREELKSGVDNLLTARISNYHLAIDDISLVNIHFSKRFNEAVEAKQIAEQQAKQTSFLAQKATKEAEVKVNLAKGEAEAQRLLRENLTPEILLKQAIDKWNGDLPVVFGNDSAKLLDLRELLIGRSK; from the coding sequence ATGAAAAAAAGTAATGCTTTTTCCAGGGTTGGTAAGTTGACTTTAGTTGTATTGCTGCTAATTATTATCTTCACGCCCTTTACAATTGTAAATGCTGGAGAACGGGGCGTGTTGATGGAATTTGGTAACGTACAAAGGGTACTAGGAGAAGGAATTCACCCAATTATTCCCTTAGTTAATACCGTAAAAAAATTGAGCGTTCGCATACAAAAGCAGGATATATCCACTCAAGCATCCTCCAAAGATCTCCAGGATGTTTTCACCAATGTAGCTCTCAACTGGCATATTATTCCAGAGGAAGCAAACATTGTTTTTCAACAAATTGGTGCTGAGACAGAGGTTGTCGATCGCATTATCAAACCAGCGGTTGAAGAAGTGCTAAAGGCAGTAGTAGCAAAGTACACAGCCGAAGAAATCATTACTAAGCGGGAAGAACTTAAATCTGGTGTAGATAATTTATTGACCGCACGAATAAGTAACTATCACCTGGCAATTGATGATATTTCTCTAGTAAATATCCACTTCTCAAAACGCTTTAATGAAGCTGTCGAAGCGAAGCAAATTGCCGAACAGCAAGCAAAGCAAACAAGTTTTTTAGCGCAAAAAGCAACAAAAGAAGCAGAGGTAAAGGTTAATTTAGCTAAAGGAGAGGCTGAGGCACAAAGGTTGCTGCGCGAAAATTTGACTCCTGAAATACTGCTAAAGCAAGCCATAGATAAATGGAATGGGGATCTGCCTGTGGTTTTTGGTAATGACAGTGCAAAATTGTTGGATTTGAGGGAATTATTGATAGGTAGATCGAAGTAA
- a CDS encoding cadmium resistance transporter: MNWLVKAIITGITSFAATNIDDVVILMLFFAQVDATFRRRHIVLGQYLGFTAIVLASLPGFFGGLIVPKAWIGILGLLPILIGISRLVNRENDEEVQAVSSEFKHSRSNTSMVSRLASFLSPQTYNVAAVTLANGGDNIGIYVPLFGSNNLASLAVILGVFFLLIGVWCYIAYLLTRQPVVARVLTRYGKAIVPFVLIGLGIFILIESGTYRLLPQFQ; encoded by the coding sequence ATGAATTGGCTTGTCAAAGCGATTATTACCGGAATAACATCCTTTGCCGCGACCAACATCGATGACGTTGTGATTTTGATGCTCTTTTTCGCGCAGGTGGATGCTACCTTCCGCCGCAGGCATATCGTTCTTGGTCAATATCTGGGTTTTACAGCGATCGTTCTCGCCAGTCTACCTGGTTTCTTTGGTGGCTTAATTGTGCCGAAAGCCTGGATTGGCATATTAGGGTTACTTCCCATTTTAATAGGGATCAGCCGCCTAGTGAATCGGGAAAATGATGAGGAAGTACAGGCAGTATCAAGTGAATTTAAGCACTCTAGATCCAATACATCTATGGTGTCAAGACTAGCTAGTTTTCTTTCTCCCCAAACTTATAACGTGGCAGCAGTAACCTTGGCCAATGGAGGAGATAACATTGGTATCTATGTGCCGTTGTTTGGTAGCAACAACCTTGCTAGTTTGGCAGTAATTTTGGGCGTATTCTTTTTACTCATCGGAGTTTGGTGCTACATCGCTTACCTGCTAACCCGCCAGCCTGTTGTAGCTCGCGTTTTAACTCGCTACGGTAAAGCGATCGTTCCCTTTGTATTGATTGGCTTGGGAATTTTTATTCTCATAGAAAGCGGGACTTATCGGCTGCTACCCCAGTTTCAATAG
- a CDS encoding YidH family protein: MQLKLKSMQVEANTKKQGRLNPSRVRDHLANERTYLAWMRSAIALMGFGVVIVRLRAFHPPLLPHPGNGWKLGLLFSLVGLVTVLLSTQHYFAVRRDIDEDTYEPADRWVILFSLAVLILGAGVIYFVFTAPLSPMSPVMPD; the protein is encoded by the coding sequence ATGCAGTTAAAGTTAAAATCCATGCAGGTAGAGGCAAATACGAAGAAGCAAGGACGACTGAATCCGTCGCGAGTGCGGGATCACTTGGCGAACGAACGCACTTATCTGGCATGGATGCGTAGCGCGATCGCTCTCATGGGTTTTGGCGTCGTCATCGTCCGCCTTCGCGCCTTCCACCCACCCCTTCTCCCTCATCCCGGCAATGGCTGGAAATTAGGTTTACTCTTCTCTCTAGTGGGTTTAGTGACAGTCTTGCTCTCCACCCAGCACTACTTCGCCGTCCGCCGCGACATCGACGAGGATACTTACGAACCAGCCGATCGCTGGGTGATCCTGTTTAGCCTCGCGGTACTAATCCTGGGTGCGGGAGTTATCTATTTTGTCTTCACAGCACCCCTCAGTCCAATGAGTCCCGTTATGCCTGACTGA
- a CDS encoding ABC transporter permease, producing MDILESIKMATTTLVANKLRSSLTMLGIIIGNASVIAMVGIGQGAQKLASEQFESLGPNVLFIIPGNQNAQRNRDVPKTLVLEDSEAIVRQVPSVGGVAPQIQTRQSVTYSNKNTNTQIMGVTPEFLPVRSFNVAKGRFFSNQDVKGNTQVAILGPDVVKKLFGSNNSIGERVRIKNISFLVIGVMESKGSFLGSNQDDTVYIPLTTAANRIIGRTSPYGLEVSFISVSAKDENSIGAAQFQISNLLRLRHKITTEDDFTVRTQKDVLTIVGTISGALTLMLAAIAGISLFVGGIGVMNIMLVSVTERTQEIGLRKAIGATQQDILIQFMIEAIILSAAGGILGTFIGVGGIMLVGAVTPLKAGISPVAIAIAVGVSGGIGLFFGVVPARRAAQLDPIVALRSA from the coding sequence ATGGATATTTTAGAAAGCATTAAAATGGCTACCACAACATTGGTAGCTAACAAACTCCGTAGCAGCCTCACCATGTTGGGCATTATCATTGGCAATGCTTCAGTGATTGCAATGGTGGGAATTGGACAGGGTGCCCAGAAGTTGGCTTCCGAGCAATTTGAGTCCCTTGGCCCTAACGTTTTGTTTATCATTCCAGGCAATCAGAATGCTCAAAGGAACCGGGATGTTCCAAAGACTCTGGTGCTAGAAGATTCAGAAGCGATCGTCCGTCAAGTACCTTCCGTCGGCGGGGTTGCACCTCAGATCCAAACCCGACAATCTGTTACCTACAGCAACAAAAATACCAACACACAGATTATGGGTGTGACGCCAGAATTTCTGCCAGTACGCAGCTTTAATGTTGCCAAAGGACGGTTTTTTAGCAACCAAGATGTGAAGGGAAATACCCAGGTGGCTATTTTGGGGCCAGATGTAGTCAAAAAACTCTTTGGCAGCAACAACTCGATCGGCGAACGGGTACGGATCAAAAATATTAGTTTTTTAGTTATTGGGGTGATGGAATCAAAAGGATCTTTCCTGGGAAGTAACCAGGATGATACTGTTTATATACCGCTGACAACAGCGGCTAACCGCATTATCGGGCGGACTTCTCCCTATGGTTTAGAAGTATCGTTTATCTCGGTTTCGGCTAAGGATGAGAATAGCATTGGGGCGGCTCAATTTCAAATATCTAACCTGCTGCGTCTGCGGCACAAAATTACTACTGAGGATGATTTTACTGTCCGAACTCAGAAAGATGTTCTGACGATTGTCGGCACTATTAGTGGGGCGCTGACGTTGATGCTGGCTGCGATCGCAGGTATCTCGCTATTTGTCGGTGGTATTGGCGTTATGAATATTATGCTCGTCTCCGTTACCGAACGCACCCAGGAGATTGGATTGCGTAAGGCAATTGGCGCTACTCAGCAAGATATCCTCATTCAGTTTATGATTGAAGCAATCATTTTGTCGGCTGCTGGTGGCATCCTGGGCACTTTTATTGGCGTTGGCGGTATCATGTTAGTGGGTGCCGTGACTCCTTTGAAGGCAGGTATTTCGCCAGTTGCGATCGCAATTGCTGTCGGCGTTTCTGGCGGTATCGGTTTATTCTTTGGTGTTGTGCCAGCACGACGCGCTGCTCAACTCGATCCAATTGTCGCTTTGAGAAGCGCGTGA
- the iscB gene encoding RNA-guided endonuclease IscB, whose translation MSNQNYVLVIDTNKKPLSPCRPVTARKLLLAKKAAVFRLFPFTIILKKEVAENPEPITLKLDPGSKTTGIALLQENKVMFGAELTHRGQTIKASLESRRSLRCSRRSRHTRYRQARFLNRTRPYGWLAPSLQHRVETTITWVSKFIKFAPIKSIVQELVRFDLQQLENSEISGIEYQQGELHGYEVREYLLNKWERKCAYCSAENVPLQVDHVHSKAKGGSDRISNLCLACEKCNQKKGTKNIEQFLAKKPDILKRILSQAKRPLKDAAAVNSTRWALFNRLQETGLPVSTGSGGLTKFNRTRLNLPKTHWLDAACVAQVESLEVLTSKPLLIKASGHGTRQMCRTDKFGFPSRYVPRNKFVKGFQTGDIVKAIVTSGKKIGEYVGRVAVRSSGSFNIYASETVQGISYKYCQIVHRKDGYSYAF comes from the coding sequence ATGTCTAACCAAAATTACGTTTTAGTCATTGATACCAACAAAAAACCTCTCTCACCGTGCCGTCCTGTAACGGCTCGCAAACTACTTCTGGCTAAAAAAGCTGCCGTTTTTAGACTGTTTCCATTTACGATTATTCTTAAAAAGGAGGTGGCGGAAAACCCTGAGCCAATTACCCTCAAACTAGATCCCGGCTCCAAAACGACTGGGATCGCTTTACTTCAAGAAAACAAAGTTATGTTTGGTGCTGAACTAACTCATCGGGGTCAAACGATAAAAGCAAGTCTTGAATCGCGTCGTTCACTACGTTGTTCTCGCAGAAGTCGCCATACTCGTTACCGACAAGCAAGATTTTTGAACCGTACCCGCCCTTATGGATGGCTAGCGCCATCATTGCAACATCGCGTTGAAACAACGATTACTTGGGTAAGCAAGTTCATTAAGTTTGCACCTATTAAATCAATTGTTCAAGAGCTTGTCCGATTTGACCTGCAACAACTAGAAAACTCTGAAATCTCAGGCATTGAGTATCAGCAGGGAGAATTACATGGCTATGAAGTTCGCGAGTATTTGCTTAACAAATGGGAGAGAAAATGCGCTTACTGTAGCGCAGAAAATGTACCGTTGCAGGTTGATCATGTTCATTCTAAAGCCAAAGGCGGATCTGACCGGATCTCTAATCTTTGCCTTGCTTGTGAGAAGTGCAACCAGAAAAAGGGAACCAAAAATATTGAGCAATTCCTTGCTAAAAAGCCGGACATTCTTAAGCGGATTTTATCTCAAGCGAAACGTCCCCTTAAAGATGCTGCGGCGGTTAACTCAACCCGATGGGCGCTGTTTAATCGGCTCCAAGAAACTGGCTTGCCTGTCTCAACTGGCTCTGGAGGACTGACTAAATTTAATCGCACTCGATTAAATTTACCTAAAACTCATTGGTTAGATGCTGCTTGCGTTGCTCAAGTTGAGTCATTGGAAGTACTAACAAGCAAGCCATTATTGATTAAAGCTAGTGGACATGGTACTCGTCAAATGTGCCGCACTGATAAGTTTGGCTTTCCATCTCGATACGTTCCTCGAAATAAATTCGTTAAGGGTTTTCAAACAGGTGACATTGTGAAAGCAATTGTTACATCAGGAAAGAAAATTGGTGAGTACGTGGGGCGTGTTGCGGTTAGGTCATCTGGCTCGTTTAACATTTATGCGTCAGAAACGGTGCAAGGAATTAGTTACAAATACTGCCAAATTGTTCATCGAAAAGATGGCTACAGTTACGCATTTTAA
- a CDS encoding ABC transporter ATP-binding protein, which translates to MQNQLSTASEALSTEFKQVIIRLENISKVYGMGETLVHAIRDASLTVEQGEYCSIMGASGSGKSSVMNIIGCLDRPTSGHYYLDRVDVSQLGDSELARIRNIKLGFVFQQFHLLAQLSAVENVMLPMVYAGVKPGERRDRAVEALTKVGLANRLNNKPNQLSGGQQQRVAIARAIVNRPVLLLADEPTGALDSKTTQEVMDIFTELNESGITIVMVTHEPDVARQTRRIVWFRDGEVLHSHLKPEDINQLAVS; encoded by the coding sequence ATGCAAAACCAACTCAGCACGGCATCCGAAGCACTCAGCACTGAATTTAAACAAGTAATTATTCGCCTGGAAAACATTTCCAAAGTCTATGGCATGGGCGAAACTCTAGTTCATGCGATTCGGGATGCCAGTCTAACGGTGGAACAAGGCGAGTATTGCTCTATTATGGGGGCGTCTGGATCGGGTAAGTCTTCTGTTATGAATATTATCGGCTGTCTCGATCGGCCCACCAGCGGTCACTATTACCTCGATCGCGTGGATGTGTCGCAACTGGGAGACTCCGAGTTAGCCCGCATTCGCAATATCAAGTTGGGATTTGTGTTCCAACAATTTCACCTCTTGGCGCAGTTGAGTGCTGTGGAAAATGTGATGCTGCCGATGGTGTATGCGGGTGTTAAACCTGGAGAAAGACGCGATCGCGCTGTGGAAGCACTCACAAAGGTCGGATTAGCCAACAGACTCAACAATAAGCCAAATCAACTTTCTGGGGGACAGCAGCAACGGGTGGCGATCGCGCGTGCGATCGTCAATCGCCCCGTCTTACTATTAGCAGATGAACCAACAGGTGCTTTGGATTCCAAAACAACCCAGGAAGTAATGGACATCTTTACAGAATTGAATGAAAGCGGTATTACTATTGTGATGGTGACTCACGAACCCGATGTAGCCCGTCAAACTCGTCGCATTGTTTGGTTCCGCGATGGTGAGGTTTTGCACTCGCATTTGAAGCCAGAGGATATTAACCAACTTGCCGTATCTTGA
- a CDS encoding LysR substrate-binding domain-containing protein, translating into MTLDQLRVFLAVAEHLHFTRAAETLYITQPAVSAAIQNLEEEYGIKLFHRIGRHIEITEAGKLLQVEAQKILDQVTLTERGLRELNNLQRGELKLGSSLTIGNYWLPNKIGEFQRRYPSISVNCSLANTEDICVGTATGQFDLGLVEGVVSPSLKSTLEQEIVGSDRLVIVVGKSHPWFERVEISLTELATTDWVMRESGSGTQQRFEEALQNWEIELSQLNIILILNSGEMVKAVVENGVGATAISELMVEKELQLDTLRTVQVIDNRSGYSTIIEICRPFLKLKHRQRFQTRLSKTFESLLTLSAAE; encoded by the coding sequence ATGACCCTCGACCAGTTGCGCGTTTTTCTGGCTGTGGCAGAACACCTCCACTTTACCCGTGCGGCAGAAACGCTGTACATTACCCAACCAGCGGTCAGTGCAGCGATCCAAAACTTAGAGGAAGAATATGGAATCAAACTCTTCCATCGTATCGGTCGGCACATCGAGATTACTGAGGCTGGGAAGTTGCTACAAGTGGAAGCGCAGAAAATTCTCGACCAAGTTACCCTCACCGAACGCGGGTTGCGGGAATTGAACAATTTGCAACGGGGCGAGTTGAAATTGGGATCGAGTCTGACAATTGGTAATTACTGGTTACCCAACAAAATTGGCGAGTTTCAGCGGCGATATCCCAGTATTTCTGTTAACTGCTCTCTCGCCAATACAGAAGATATTTGTGTAGGAACGGCGACGGGACAGTTCGATTTGGGTTTGGTGGAAGGCGTAGTTAGCCCATCGCTTAAGAGTACTTTAGAGCAAGAAATTGTGGGCAGCGATCGCCTCGTAATTGTTGTCGGCAAATCTCACCCTTGGTTTGAGCGTGTAGAAATTTCCTTAACGGAACTAGCTACAACAGATTGGGTGATGCGAGAGTCCGGTTCTGGAACACAGCAAAGGTTTGAAGAAGCCTTACAAAATTGGGAAATCGAGCTTAGCCAATTAAATATAATTTTAATTTTGAATAGTGGGGAGATGGTGAAGGCAGTTGTTGAGAATGGTGTGGGCGCAACTGCTATTTCCGAATTGATGGTAGAAAAAGAACTACAACTTGATACTTTGCGTACCGTTCAAGTTATAGATAACAGATCGGGATATAGCACTATCATTGAAATATGCCGCCCCTTTTTGAAGCTGAAGCATCGGCAGCGTTTTCAGACTCGCCTCTCCAAAACTTTTGAAAGCCTGTTGACTTTAAGTGCGGCTGAATAA
- a CDS encoding sulfite exporter TauE/SafE family protein: MNYLLLSGLSFVVGIIVGLTGIGGASLITPMLIFVFQVPPSIAVSSDVVAATLMKVVGGFKHWQQKTLDLQVVKWLALGSVPGSLTGVGILYIIKHNGTLNLDDILLRLLGIMMLLVALSALAQLLLKNFVPQLQLPELPKFDLKTNGGRFQTIGIGSVLGCLVGLTSVSSGSMFALVLIAFFRLDSRKLVGTDLSQAAILLFFTSLGHLCLGTVDWSLVLPIWLGTVPGVLVGAKLCKITPQPALRLVIYTILVMVSWKLVYPA; encoded by the coding sequence ATGAACTATTTATTACTTTCGGGTCTTAGCTTCGTAGTTGGCATCATAGTTGGTTTAACAGGAATTGGTGGAGCGTCTCTGATCACCCCGATGTTGATTTTCGTGTTCCAAGTACCGCCTTCGATCGCTGTCAGTTCTGATGTAGTGGCTGCCACTTTGATGAAGGTTGTCGGTGGTTTCAAGCACTGGCAGCAAAAAACACTCGATCTGCAAGTTGTCAAATGGCTGGCATTGGGAAGTGTTCCTGGGTCGCTGACGGGAGTGGGGATTTTATACATAATCAAACATAATGGGACTCTTAATCTGGATGACATACTGCTGCGCTTGCTGGGGATAATGATGCTGCTTGTCGCTTTGTCGGCGCTTGCACAATTGTTGTTGAAAAATTTTGTTCCTCAATTGCAGTTACCAGAACTACCCAAATTTGACTTAAAAACTAACGGCGGTCGTTTTCAGACGATTGGTATTGGATCTGTTTTAGGCTGTCTGGTCGGTTTGACTAGCGTGTCTTCCGGTTCGATGTTTGCACTCGTACTGATTGCCTTTTTCCGCCTTGACTCTCGTAAGTTGGTAGGGACAGATCTTTCACAGGCAGCCATTTTGTTGTTTTTTACTTCTCTGGGGCATTTGTGCCTTGGCACAGTTGACTGGAGTCTGGTATTGCCTATTTGGTTAGGCACGGTGCCGGGGGTGCTGGTGGGTGCCAAACTCTGCAAAATTACTCCTCAACCAGCACTCCGGCTTGTTATTTACACAATATTAGTGATGGTAAGCTGGAAATTAGTTTATCCGGCGTGA
- a CDS encoding pentapeptide repeat-containing protein gives MNSRLNNRISRILLSLWLWVAVCLTGFGAIANSAWATDYTKETLVGLDLSGRVLTDSAFNHANLRNSNLSHTDLRGVSLFGTNLESANLEGADLTNATVDNARFKGANLTNAVLEGAFAFNAKFDRAIVDGADFTDVFLRDNQQRLLCAVAKGTNPVTGRNTRDTLDCR, from the coding sequence ATGAATTCTAGGTTAAACAATCGGATTTCGAGAATATTACTCAGTTTATGGCTTTGGGTAGCGGTCTGCTTAACAGGTTTTGGAGCGATCGCTAACTCGGCCTGGGCCACAGATTATACCAAAGAAACGCTTGTTGGCCTCGATTTGTCTGGGCGGGTGCTGACAGATTCTGCTTTCAACCACGCCAATCTCCGCAACAGTAACTTGAGCCATACTGATTTGCGGGGAGTAAGTCTTTTCGGGACTAATCTAGAATCGGCTAATTTAGAGGGAGCCGATCTCACGAATGCTACTGTGGACAATGCCCGTTTCAAGGGCGCTAATTTAACTAATGCTGTGCTGGAAGGGGCTTTTGCTTTTAATGCCAAGTTCGATCGCGCGATCGTTGACGGTGCTGATTTCACTGATGTTTTCCTGCGTGACAATCAGCAAAGGTTGCTTTGTGCAGTTGCTAAAGGCACTAATCCCGTTACGGGACGCAATACCCGCGATACTCTAGATTGCCGCTAA
- a CDS encoding cadmium resistance transporter: MSELVTAIPTGLVAFTATNLDDIVILLLFFSQVNAVFRHRHIVTGQYLGFAALVLASLPGFFGGLILPDRWIGLLGLVPIAIGLGRLLNPESDSEDEVKSETEQSDYSGIASFLSPQAYGVAAVTFANGGDNIGIYVPLFANSGLTSLLVILSVFFLLVGVWCYTAYKLTGLPAVADILTRYGNTLVPFVLIGLGIFIVLENHSLNPLALVAASLCLMGLVKKGERSPEEA; the protein is encoded by the coding sequence ATGAGCGAATTAGTAACTGCAATTCCCACAGGCTTAGTGGCCTTTACAGCAACCAACCTCGATGATATCGTTATCCTGCTGCTGTTTTTCTCCCAGGTAAATGCGGTGTTCCGTCATCGGCATATCGTTACCGGCCAGTATTTAGGTTTCGCGGCACTTGTCCTGGCTAGCCTTCCCGGTTTCTTTGGTGGTTTAATCCTACCAGACCGCTGGATTGGATTGCTTGGCTTGGTGCCAATTGCCATAGGGTTGGGTCGCTTGCTTAATCCAGAAAGCGATTCTGAGGATGAAGTCAAGTCAGAAACAGAGCAGTCTGACTATTCTGGAATTGCCAGTTTTCTTTCTCCCCAAGCTTACGGTGTGGCAGCTGTTACGTTTGCCAATGGTGGTGACAATATTGGCATCTACGTGCCGTTGTTTGCCAACAGTGGCTTAACGAGTCTTCTGGTAATCTTAAGCGTATTCTTTCTGCTGGTAGGAGTTTGGTGCTACACTGCTTACAAATTAACCGGACTGCCTGCTGTAGCTGACATCCTGACTCGTTACGGCAATACTCTTGTTCCTTTTGTTTTGATTGGTTTAGGGATTTTCATCGTGTTGGAAAATCACTCTTTGAATCCCCTAGCTTTAGTTGCTGCTAGTCTCTGTTTGATGGGGTTGGTTAAAAAGGGTGAGCGATCGCCTGAAGAAGCGTAA